The Janthinobacterium tructae genome contains the following window.
AGATTCATTAATGTCGTCGCGCGGCTGGGCCCCAGCTTGGCCAGGCCGTGCATCCACAAAAACGGCGCGATGATCGAGGCGGGAATGCCGGCAAACAGCACCAGCGGCAAGCCGGCGCTGGTGACGGGCGGCGCGGACTGGCTCAGGTAATACACGAACAGCACGGGCACGGCGCACCAGACCTGGATCAGCAAGGAATGCCAGTTATTCAGGGGGATCTTCCAGCGCTTGAGCAGCACGCCGTAACCCGCATACGACAGGCAAGCGAGCAGCATCAGGGCGTCGCCCACGGCCGCGCCATGGGCGAGCAGCGCGGCCGGGTCGCCATGGCTGAGCAGATAGCCGAGTCCCAGCAAGGACACGATGCCGCCGAACACGCCACCCACGGTGGGCGCCTCTTTCAACACCAGTACGGACAGGCCCACGGCCAGCAGCGGCATCATCGACGCCAGAATGCCCATGTTGGTGGCCGTCGTCGTCTGCGCGGCGATGTAGGCCAGGCACTGGTACATGACCATGCCCAGCATGCCCAGCACAAACAGCTTCCCCAGATACGGTTTCACCACGGACCGCTGTTTCCACACGGGGCGGGCAAACACGAGCGCCAGCAGCACGCCGGCCAGCAGCCAGCGGTAGAACGAGATGGCGGCCGGATCGATCACGCCGACAGCCATCTTGCTGACGATGGTATTGATGGCCCAGATCAGCACGGCAATCACGGGAAACAGATAATGCTTGGCTTTCATGCAAGTAACTCCACTATTCAATGACGGCCATTTTCGCATGGTCCGATTCCATGGATATAATGAAAACCGGACAAACGATGCGAAGAACAGGACAAGATGGCCAGCAACCAGCATTTCCCCGCCGTTTCCGACACCCTGCCCTACCCCGTGTACTTTCGCCTCGACGA
Protein-coding sequences here:
- a CDS encoding DMT family transporter, whose amino-acid sequence is MKAKHYLFPVIAVLIWAINTIVSKMAVGVIDPAAISFYRWLLAGVLLALVFARPVWKQRSVVKPYLGKLFVLGMLGMVMYQCLAYIAAQTTTATNMGILASMMPLLAVGLSVLVLKEAPTVGGVFGGIVSLLGLGYLLSHGDPAALLAHGAAVGDALMLLACLSYAGYGVLLKRWKIPLNNWHSLLIQVWCAVPVLFVYYLSQSAPPVTSAGLPLVLFAGIPASIIAPFLWMHGLAKLGPSRATTLMNLLPVFTVIIAMLFLGETLHSYDVIGGGVTLLGVLMVQTLKRPLRRAQV